In Streptomyces sp. NBC_00433, a single genomic region encodes these proteins:
- a CDS encoding ABC transporter ATP-binding protein yields METPPAVRARGITKCFDEVVALDGIDLDVAPGRIHGLVGPNGAGKTTLLGLLLGLAAADSGSLRVLDTPAGRALAAPEGVAGFVDGPGLYPSLTARQNLAALAALRGGRGGRTTGIDDVLDQVGLTDVADDKARGFSLGMRQRLGLAAALLAEPRLLVLDEPSNGLDPAGKKHVHGVLTRLAAEGTAVVLSSHRMDDLEALCSEVTILATGRVVFSGPLSELAAENRELDYRLLTSDPRAAGALAADTDGVRVVEGAGEWRGAEALVVRALVPALDELVARLVRKGVAIRELAPVVSPLEAAFLALTEPQEAGR; encoded by the coding sequence ATGGAAACTCCCCCCGCAGTGCGGGCTCGTGGGATCACCAAATGCTTTGATGAGGTCGTCGCGCTCGACGGCATCGACCTCGATGTGGCGCCGGGCCGGATCCACGGCCTGGTCGGGCCCAACGGCGCCGGCAAGACAACGCTGCTCGGCCTCCTGCTGGGCCTGGCCGCCGCCGACAGCGGCAGCCTCCGCGTCCTCGACACCCCGGCCGGGCGGGCGCTCGCCGCCCCCGAGGGCGTCGCCGGCTTCGTGGACGGGCCGGGGCTCTACCCCTCGCTCACCGCCCGGCAGAATCTCGCCGCGCTGGCCGCGCTCCGCGGCGGCCGCGGCGGGCGGACCACCGGGATCGACGACGTGCTCGACCAGGTCGGGCTCACCGACGTCGCCGACGACAAGGCCCGCGGCTTCTCCCTCGGCATGCGGCAGCGGCTCGGGCTGGCCGCGGCCCTGCTCGCCGAGCCCAGGCTGCTGGTGCTCGACGAGCCGTCCAACGGCCTCGACCCGGCGGGCAAGAAGCACGTGCACGGCGTCCTGACCCGCCTCGCGGCGGAGGGCACCGCCGTCGTGCTGTCCAGCCACCGGATGGACGACCTGGAAGCGCTGTGCTCCGAGGTCACCATCCTCGCCACCGGGCGGGTCGTCTTCTCCGGTCCGTTGAGTGAACTGGCGGCCGAGAACCGCGAGTTGGACTACCGGCTGCTCACCTCCGACCCGCGGGCCGCCGGCGCCCTCGCCGCGGACACGGACGGCGTCCGCGTCGTGGAGGGCGCCGGGGAGTGGCGCGGCGCCGAGGCGCTGGTCGTACGCGCCCTGGTGCCTGCCCTCGACGAACTGGTCGCGCGGCTGGTGCGTAAAGGCGTCGCGATCCGCGAACTGGCCCCCGTGGTATCGCCGTTGGAAGCGGCCTTTCTCGCCCTCACAGAACCGCAGGAGGCCGGCCGATGA
- a CDS encoding ABC transporter permease: protein MTVTATAPAAGRDVAGVRRVSVARGYRFELVKLVSQWRIRLVVLACWIAPALFVAAVSRQSTLPSDTLFGRWMHASGWAGSLVVLGFSGTWALPLLTSLVAGDVFASEDRLGTWRHLLVAVRSPRRIFAAKALASLTVILLLVAGLACSSAGGGLLAVGDHPLVGLDGHLLAPSDAAGKVLLAWVCVLAPTLALAAIGLLGSVALGRSPMGLLLPALVALAMQLAQMLPLPVALRLALPGYAFISWNGLFTDPAQLRPLMTGVAVGLVWAVAATALAYAVFVRRDFTNASYDGTGRRAVTLGALPLAALLGATVAGVAVATPSTGSGIEQDKVQRSVAVAFAHLYRMQTGELNRPAVTEAQLRVTAACNKGGGQRTAEGAGNDWRCVVSWHLPGVQAVGTAIYQLDITSDGRFVADGDGPKEVNGYFLVRTPIGDAPNPLWQFDGNVELLRTTPKG, encoded by the coding sequence ATGACCGTGACAGCGACCGCGCCGGCCGCCGGGAGAGACGTCGCGGGGGTCCGCCGCGTCTCGGTTGCCCGGGGCTACCGCTTCGAGCTGGTCAAGCTGGTGTCCCAGTGGCGTATCCGCCTGGTGGTCCTCGCCTGCTGGATCGCGCCCGCGCTCTTCGTCGCCGCGGTGAGCCGGCAGAGCACGCTGCCCTCCGACACCCTCTTCGGCCGCTGGATGCACGCCAGCGGGTGGGCCGGGTCGCTGGTGGTCCTCGGCTTCTCCGGCACCTGGGCGCTGCCCCTGCTGACCTCGCTGGTCGCGGGGGACGTCTTCGCCTCCGAGGACCGGCTCGGCACCTGGCGCCACCTGCTGGTGGCGGTCAGGTCGCCGCGGCGGATCTTCGCCGCGAAGGCGCTGGCCAGCCTCACCGTCATCCTGCTGCTCGTGGCCGGCCTGGCCTGCTCCAGCGCGGGCGGCGGGCTCCTCGCCGTCGGCGACCACCCGCTGGTCGGCCTCGACGGCCACCTGCTCGCGCCCTCCGACGCGGCGGGCAAGGTGCTGCTCGCCTGGGTCTGCGTGCTGGCCCCGACGCTGGCGCTGGCCGCGATCGGGCTGCTCGGCTCCGTCGCGCTGGGGCGGTCCCCGATGGGCCTGCTGCTGCCCGCACTTGTCGCGCTGGCCATGCAGCTCGCCCAGATGCTGCCGCTGCCGGTGGCCCTACGCCTCGCGCTGCCCGGTTACGCCTTCATCTCCTGGAACGGGCTCTTCACCGACCCGGCGCAGCTGCGCCCGCTGATGACCGGCGTCGCGGTCGGCCTGGTGTGGGCGGTGGCCGCGACCGCACTGGCCTACGCGGTCTTCGTCCGCCGCGACTTCACCAACGCCTCCTACGACGGCACCGGGCGGCGGGCGGTGACCCTCGGCGCACTGCCGCTGGCCGCCCTGCTCGGCGCCACCGTCGCGGGGGTCGCCGTCGCGACGCCCTCCACGGGCTCCGGCATCGAGCAGGACAAGGTCCAGCGCTCGGTCGCCGTCGCCTTCGCCCACCTTTACCGCATGCAGACCGGCGAGCTGAACCGACCCGCCGTCACCGAGGCGCAGTTGCGGGTCACGGCGGCCTGCAACAAGGGCGGCGGACAGCGCACCGCCGAGGGCGCGGGCAACGACTGGCGCTGCGTCGTGTCCTGGCACCTCCCCGGCGTCCAGGCGGTGGGTACGGCCATCTACCAGCTCGACATCACCTCTGACGGGCGATTCGTGGCCGACGGCGACGGACCGAAGGAAGTGAACGGCTACTTCCTGGTACGGACCCCGATCGGGGACGCACCGAACCCGCTGTGGCAGTTCGACGGCAATGTCGAGCTGCTCCGCACCACCCCGAAGGGATAA